From Dehalococcoidia bacterium, one genomic window encodes:
- a CDS encoding SDR family oxidoreductase: MNDMKDLWGYRGKTVVIDGAASGMGLAATKFLIDLGAEVYALDVKECPAPVKKFIKTDLGDKASIDAAVAKIPGEVRALFCCAGLPGAPFPDADVVRVNFVGHRHLIESLIPRMKRNEGAIAIIASLAGMMWRFHGFYYQGLVDTKTFEEGVAWIAANSVKIQTDLGGSYSFSKECICYYGKHKAAELAPRGIRFNVLNPSTTVTPMLKDFQANLGDVLNQYKVTRFSTPEEMGYPLVFLNSSMASFISGQELAVDEGLAALMELAPVAQQP, encoded by the coding sequence ATGAACGATATGAAGGATTTGTGGGGTTATCGCGGTAAGACGGTCGTGATCGATGGGGCAGCATCTGGAATGGGATTGGCGGCAACGAAATTTTTGATCGACTTAGGAGCGGAGGTATACGCCCTTGATGTCAAGGAGTGTCCGGCGCCGGTCAAGAAGTTCATCAAAACCGATCTGGGAGACAAGGCATCTATCGATGCAGCGGTAGCCAAGATTCCGGGAGAGGTGCGCGCACTCTTCTGTTGCGCAGGTCTCCCAGGCGCTCCCTTCCCCGATGCCGACGTCGTCAGGGTCAACTTTGTGGGGCACCGGCATCTTATCGAGAGCCTCATTCCGCGAATGAAGCGGAACGAAGGCGCAATCGCCATCATAGCCTCTCTGGCCGGAATGATGTGGCGTTTTCACGGGTTCTACTATCAAGGGCTGGTAGACACCAAGACCTTCGAAGAGGGAGTGGCATGGATAGCAGCCAACAGCGTCAAGATACAGACGGACCTAGGGGGTTCGTACAGTTTCTCGAAAGAATGCATCTGCTATTATGGCAAACATAAAGCCGCGGAGCTTGCTCCTCGCGGCATACGCTTCAATGTGCTAAACCCATCGACCACAGTGACTCCCATGTTGAAGGATTTCCAGGCAAACCTCGGTGATGTGCTCAACCAGTACAAGGTCACCCGCTTCTCCACTCCCGAAGAAATGGGATATCCGCTGGTATTCCTCAACAGCTCGATGGCGAGTTTCATCAGTGGCCAGGAGCTAGCGGTCGACGAGGGACTTGCTGCACTCATGGAGCTCGCACCGGTGGCACAGCAGCCCTGA